The genome window GGTAAAAGTAGTTTTGATGTTGTAATAAAACTAAAAAATGATAATTATAAAGTTAGTGGTTTAATTGCCATTTTTACTTATGATTTTAATATTTCAAAGGAAAATGCTGAAAACAATAATATTAAATTTTATACCTTGACAGATTATAATATTTTACTGGAAGAAGCTTTAAGAATGAAATACATTTCTGATAAAGATTTGCAACTATTAAAGGAATGGAGAAAAGCTCCTGAGAAATGGGGTAAATAGTACCTCTAAGAAAACTCTGCAAAATTAGATTCCTATCTTTTTGCGATATTTTCATCTTTGTATAAACGTAGCTATACGCAGAATTATTAATTGCTAAAAAATAAAATTACTTCCTTATATTCGAAGCATTTATTCTTTTGAAATACCTAACCCAGATAAACTGGAAAAGAATAACTGACTTCGTCTGTCGAAGATATGCTAAGTGTAATAAGAAGTAAGTACGTCTGTCAAAGACAGATTCACAGATTTCAAACTGCCTTTGGTATTTTGCTTTGTAAAAATTTATTATAGTAAATTACTTTTAATCTGTGAATCTGTGGCAGTTATTGTCCTTTATATATTTTCTGCCAAAAGATACACTAATATTAGAAATAAGATACTAAAACGATTATTCCTTGTTTCCCTTTTCTTCCTCGTTTCTTTTCAAAAGCTCATTAGAATTGGACATTATTCGCTTTGTAAGTTGAGGCTGTTCTTTGAGATTGCCCTTTGATATATTAAGAGCTTTTTTTGCCGAATTTAAGTTTTTTGTTGCAGTAAGTGCTGTTCGTACCGACCCTATCGACTTTACAGATTCAAACAATGCAGGAGATTGTTTGCATAATGACTTAACTTCATCATCCATTTTGAGGGTGTTTTTGCTAATGTTACCAACCTGCTCTTGAATATTTAATATTTTTTCAATTTCACCTTCTTTAAGTTTGTTTAATGATTTCTCCAAATCAAGAAGGTTTAAATTGGTTGAACGAGTTTTTGTGTAAATGCTAAAAGCTTTATTAACAAATTGGTCAATACTTGCTTCACCTGTATTTTTTCTTGGTTGTTTAATGGTTTTTTCCACTTGTGCATGTAATTCAGGAATGCCCAATAAACTAATAAAAACAACAATAATAGAATGTATTCTTAATGATTTCATAACAATTAATATTTTATTAATAAATGAGTAATATAAAAAACAGATATTAAAATATTTCAAATATACAATTTTAATTTTGAGTCCACTCAAAAAAGTCTTAAAATAATTTTCAGCTTCTTTTTACATCAAACTCTAAAGGGAGAAGTAGTTAAAAATCAGTACTCTCTTTAGAGAATGGGGCAATTCCTGATTTTCAAAACCTGCACTCATTACTTTTTAGAGTGAACTCAATTTTAATTTCAAAAAATTTCTTGGGATACTATTCTCTATTTTTGGAATCCATAAAAATTGTTACAGGTCCATCATTAATTAATGAAATATCCATTTCAGCACCAAATTCTCCGGTCTTAATTTCTTTGTTACAGCTTTGCTCTAATTTTTCTACAAAACTATTATAGATAGGAATAGCAATTTCCGGTTTTGCCGATTTTATGTATGATGGTCTGTTTCCTTTTTTTGTACTTGCATGAAGTGTAAACTGGCTAACTGCAAGAATTTCTCCTTCAATAGCATTCACCGATAAATTCATTACAGCATTTTCATCATCAAATATTCTCAGATTAATAATTTTTTTTACCAGCCAATCAACATCTTCTCCTGTATCAGCATTTTCAATTCCTACTAATACTAACAATCCTTTATCAATTTTTGAATAAATTTCATTTTCAATCAATACTGAGGCTTCTTTCACTCTTTGAATAATTACACGCATAACTTTAATTATATTGCAAAATTCAAAATACTTTTTTAAAAAAACAAAATTTTATGGAATAATTTTCATTTATTTTGCTGATGAAAAAATTATTTTAAAAAAAATTTGGTCAGTTAATTTTTTTGTTGTTCTTTTGCGAGTGAATACTAACTAACTTAATTGAGATGTTATCAAAAAGACAAGAACAAATAATCGAAGAGTCTGTTAGAATTATTGACGAAAAAGGGATACAGGGGTTTACTATTAAAAATTTGTCCAAGGCTATTGGTATTTCCGAGCCGGCAATATATCGACATTTTGAAAGTAAATTTCAAATTCTTGTTGAAATTCTTGATGGTTTTAATAATAAGATGCGTCATTTTGAACAGCAATTTATTAATAATAATGATAGTGCAATAGAAAAGATAGAAAAGATTTATCAAGGACATTTTGCTTTTTTTTTAGAGAATCCTGCAATAATTTCAGTAATTTTTGCTGAAGAAATTTTCAATAATGACAAAAGCTTATATAATAAGATCAATGAAATTCTTCAGATAAATGAGAATATGATTTTGAAAATAATTGGAGAAGGGCAAATAAATGGAGAAATAAAAAATGAAGTTGATAAAAATCAAATTACCATTATTGTTATGGCTTCATTACGCTTAATTGTAAAAAAATGGAAGCTAAGTTCATTTGCTTTTGACCTTAAAAAAGAAGGACAAAAATTATTTGAATCAATAAAAATATTAATTAAAAAGTAAAAAAACGTAAAATGAAAAAAATTATTAATTCCAAATTTTTATTTCTGTTTTTTATAGGAGTGTTTTTAATAACATTTTATCCTAAAGAAGCTAATGCTTGTGAAATTGAAATTGAAATAGTACAGGGTGAAAAAGAAATATATAAAGTAGGCGATATTATAGTTGTAAAAGTTATTGTAACATTAACTCACAGATCTTGCCCTATCTCTATCAAAAAAACCAAGTTTGAAATGAACGGCTTAAAAGTAGTTGGTGCCACGGATTGGAAACAAAATTCTACAATGGTTTTTGAAAGAAAATTAAAAATTGAAGTATTAAAAACCAAAGATAATAAAATGCAATTAAGTGCTATCAGAAC of Bacteroidota bacterium contains these proteins:
- a CDS encoding orotate phosphoribosyltransferase, with product GKSSFDVVIKLKNDNYKVSGLIAIFTYDFNISKENAENNNIKFYTLTDYNILLEEALRMKYISDKDLQLLKEWRKAPEKWGK
- the dtd gene encoding D-aminoacyl-tRNA deacylase is translated as MRVIIQRVKEASVLIENEIYSKIDKGLLVLVGIENADTGEDVDWLVKKIINLRIFDDENAVMNLSVNAIEGEILAVSQFTLHASTKKGNRPSYIKSAKPEIAIPIYNSFVEKLEQSCNKEIKTGEFGAEMDISLINDGPVTIFMDSKNRE
- a CDS encoding TetR/AcrR family transcriptional regulator, whose translation is MLSKRQEQIIEESVRIIDEKGIQGFTIKNLSKAIGISEPAIYRHFESKFQILVEILDGFNNKMRHFEQQFINNNDSAIEKIEKIYQGHFAFFLENPAIISVIFAEEIFNNDKSLYNKINEILQINENMILKIIGEGQINGEIKNEVDKNQITIIVMASLRLIVKKWKLSSFAFDLKKEGQKLFESIKILIKK